In Streptomyces sp. NBC_00878, a single window of DNA contains:
- a CDS encoding LLM class flavin-dependent oxidoreductase, translating to MTPTPQEAGAMRLAVNLTLQGAADLARTAEELGYAAVLAPEGFRSDAASLLGLVAGQTRRLALVSGVMQMPARPPGLAALTAATLDALSGGRFRLGLGISNPDVSRGWYGADADRPLGRTREYVEIVRRVLSGEPVVYRGRHYSVGDPAPVRLLTGPAPVDLPVYLGAVGPRNLRLAGEIADGWIGVFTSPEAVADAVGAITEGRKRAGKDLDGFDVLPCLPTAVGPDPATAADRLRGQYVYLMGMGDAERNVYCALARRLGHGRAAEELRARLAAGDRAGAGAALPVDLIDRTALIGPVPRIAERMAEYAGAGVTTLGIMVSAAAVAPEERLAILRGCAQALEKSGVAG from the coding sequence CTGACCCCCACACCCCAGGAGGCCGGCGCCATGCGCCTCGCCGTCAATCTCACCCTTCAGGGTGCGGCGGACCTCGCCCGTACCGCGGAAGAGCTCGGATACGCGGCGGTGCTCGCCCCGGAGGGCTTCCGGTCCGATGCCGCGAGCCTGCTGGGACTGGTCGCCGGGCAGACCCGGCGCCTGGCCCTGGTCTCCGGCGTGATGCAGATGCCGGCGCGCCCGCCGGGGCTCGCCGCGCTGACCGCCGCCACCCTCGACGCACTGAGCGGCGGCCGCTTCCGGCTCGGTCTCGGCATCTCCAACCCCGATGTCTCGCGGGGCTGGTACGGCGCGGACGCGGACCGGCCGCTCGGCCGGACCCGCGAGTACGTGGAGATCGTCCGCCGGGTGCTGTCCGGCGAACCGGTCGTGTACCGCGGCCGCCACTACTCCGTCGGCGATCCGGCTCCGGTCCGGCTCCTGACCGGCCCGGCGCCGGTGGACCTCCCCGTCTATCTCGGGGCCGTCGGGCCGCGCAACCTCCGGCTGGCCGGTGAGATCGCCGACGGCTGGATCGGGGTCTTCACCTCGCCCGAGGCGGTGGCCGACGCGGTCGGCGCGATCACCGAGGGACGCAAGCGGGCGGGCAAGGACCTGGACGGCTTCGACGTACTGCCCTGTCTGCCCACGGCCGTGGGGCCGGATCCGGCCACCGCCGCGGACCGGTTGCGCGGCCAGTACGTGTACCTGATGGGCATGGGTGACGCCGAGCGCAACGTGTACTGCGCGCTGGCCCGCCGACTCGGACACGGCCGGGCGGCCGAGGAGCTCAGGGCCCGGCTGGCCGCGGGCGACCGGGCCGGGGCCGGGGCGGCACTGCCCGTGGACCTCATCGACCGGACCGCGCTCATCGGTCCCGTCCCGCGGATCGCCGAAAGGATGGCCGAGTACGCCGGGGCCGGGGTCACCACGCTCGGCATCATGGTCTCGGCCGCGGCGGTCGCCCCCGAGGAGCGCCTGGCCATCCTGCGGGGATGCGCACAGGCACTGGAGAAGTCGGGCGTGGCGGGATGA
- a CDS encoding flavin reductase family protein — translation MTRVDPAAFRGFFGSIPTAVAVVTTADADGRPQGFTCNAFSAVSPDPPLLLVCADRGSRTLPSLLLRRAFAVHLLADDGEPTARAFAGRAQDKFEGLRWLPGAAVPGVPILDQGVLAHAECSLLRAVEVADHTLLIGRMETARVRPRRPVLYQRGSFRAWGGLAEEVVQA, via the coding sequence ATGACACGGGTGGATCCGGCAGCGTTCCGGGGATTCTTCGGTTCGATACCCACGGCCGTGGCGGTGGTGACCACGGCGGATGCCGACGGGAGGCCCCAGGGCTTCACCTGCAACGCGTTCTCGGCGGTCTCTCCGGACCCGCCCCTGCTGCTGGTGTGCGCGGACCGAGGCTCGCGCACCCTGCCGTCCCTGCTGCTGCGGCGCGCGTTCGCGGTGCATCTGCTCGCGGACGACGGTGAGCCGACGGCACGGGCGTTCGCCGGCCGGGCACAGGACAAGTTCGAGGGCCTGCGGTGGCTGCCGGGGGCCGCGGTGCCCGGGGTGCCGATCCTCGACCAGGGGGTGCTGGCACACGCCGAGTGCTCCCTGCTGCGCGCCGTGGAGGTGGCGGACCACACGCTGCTCATCGGGCGGATGGAGACGGCGCGCGTGCGCCCCCGCCGGCCCGTGCTGTACCAGCGGGGGTCCTTCCGCGCCTGGGGCGGCCTCGCCGAGGAGGTCGTTCAGGCTTGA
- a CDS encoding SDR family NAD(P)-dependent oxidoreductase gives MRADAPVALVTGSSSGIGEAIARHLGELGHRVAVNSSRSVEEGEKVAASLPDAVYVRADVADEAGARALVAAVVQRFGRLDVLVNSAGRTRVIPHHDLEAAGPDVWRDILDLNVIGTWQTTVAAMPHLAATGNGTVVNVSSIAGSRTAGSSIPYAVSKAAVEHMTRLLAKAVGPQVRVNAVAPSLIETHWTANDPFFAPIADYVRQNAPLRRVGVPQDVARAVGHLLDATYTTGQVVYVDGGCHLL, from the coding sequence ATGCGCGCCGACGCCCCCGTCGCGCTGGTGACCGGCTCCTCGTCCGGGATCGGGGAGGCGATCGCGCGACACCTGGGAGAGCTCGGACACCGGGTCGCGGTCAACTCCTCGCGTTCCGTGGAGGAGGGCGAGAAGGTGGCGGCCTCGCTGCCGGACGCGGTGTACGTCCGGGCCGATGTCGCGGACGAGGCCGGGGCCCGTGCTCTGGTGGCCGCCGTCGTCCAGCGGTTCGGCCGCCTGGATGTGCTGGTCAACAGCGCGGGCCGGACCAGAGTGATCCCCCATCACGACCTCGAAGCCGCCGGCCCGGACGTCTGGCGCGACATCCTGGACCTCAACGTCATCGGCACCTGGCAGACCACGGTGGCCGCCATGCCGCACCTGGCCGCGACCGGAAACGGCACGGTGGTCAACGTCTCGTCCATCGCGGGGAGCAGGACGGCGGGCAGCTCCATCCCGTACGCGGTGAGCAAGGCGGCCGTCGAGCACATGACCAGGCTGCTCGCGAAGGCGGTCGGGCCACAGGTCCGGGTGAACGCCGTCGCCCCCAGCCTGATCGAGACCCACTGGACGGCGAACGACCCCTTCTTCGCGCCGATCGCGGACTACGTACGGCAGAACGCGCCCCTGCGCCGGGTGGGCGTCCCGCAGGACGTCGCCCGTGCCGTGGGCCACCTCCTCGACGCGACGTACACCACCGGGCAGGTCGTGTACGTCGACGGCGGCTGCCACCTCCTCTGA
- a CDS encoding response regulator transcription factor yields MTIRVVVVDDQALVRRGFVMILRVHDDIEVMAEAGTGLEAVDAARTHRPDVVLMDIRMPGMDGIEATSRILREADWDVRVLILTTFDPDEYVYKALRAGASAFVLKDIPPEQLATAVRTVAEGGALLAPSITRRLIGQFAERRVVNTTVAGRLERLTDREREIVGAVARGASNSEIAAQLFIGPATVKSHVSSILNKLGLRDRIQIVIFAYESGVVEAGDHDIGH; encoded by the coding sequence GTGACTATCCGTGTCGTCGTCGTGGATGACCAGGCGCTGGTCCGCCGGGGTTTCGTCATGATTCTGCGGGTCCATGACGACATCGAGGTCATGGCCGAGGCCGGAACCGGACTCGAGGCCGTGGACGCGGCACGTACGCATCGTCCGGACGTGGTCCTCATGGACATCCGCATGCCCGGCATGGACGGCATCGAGGCCACCTCCCGGATCCTGCGGGAGGCGGACTGGGATGTGCGCGTGCTGATCCTGACCACGTTCGATCCGGACGAGTACGTGTACAAGGCGCTGCGTGCCGGTGCCAGTGCCTTCGTGCTCAAGGACATTCCTCCCGAGCAACTCGCCACTGCCGTGCGCACCGTGGCCGAGGGCGGGGCGCTGCTGGCACCGTCGATCACCCGGCGCCTCATCGGCCAGTTCGCGGAGCGACGTGTCGTCAACACCACCGTGGCGGGCCGCCTGGAGCGACTCACCGACCGCGAACGCGAGATCGTGGGCGCCGTCGCGCGAGGCGCGAGCAACTCGGAGATCGCCGCCCAGCTCTTCATCGGGCCCGCCACCGTCAAATCGCACGTGTCGAGCATTCTCAACAAACTCGGCCTGCGTGACCGAATCCAGATCGTGATCTTCGCCTACGAGAGCGGAGTCGTCGAGGCCGGCGACCACGACATCGGTCACTGA
- a CDS encoding AfsR/SARP family transcriptional regulator translates to MKTRVLGPLTVDYNGASIVPTAGKPRQILALLALRSGRSVPIDTLIEEVWADAVPRSATTTLQTYILQLRRRIADALGHSPGVSPKDVLSTSYGGYRLVPAGLGNDLAEFHDLSARGARALEAGDASSASALLGAGLGLWRGPALADVPTGPALALEVIGMEEARLTALEQRIEADLRLGRHSSLLAELRMLSAGHPLSENLCAQLMTALYRAGSPWRALEEFRQLRGRLHAELGVEPTPRLQRLHQAMLDGDPALDGPADSLVRYAS, encoded by the coding sequence GTGAAGACACGGGTCTTGGGTCCGCTCACCGTCGACTACAACGGCGCATCCATCGTCCCCACCGCCGGCAAACCCAGGCAGATCCTGGCCCTGCTGGCGCTCCGGTCCGGACGCAGTGTCCCGATCGACACCCTGATCGAGGAGGTCTGGGCAGACGCGGTGCCACGCAGTGCCACGACCACACTGCAGACGTACATCCTGCAGCTGCGTCGGCGCATCGCCGACGCCCTGGGGCACAGCCCGGGTGTCTCGCCGAAGGACGTGCTCTCCACGTCGTACGGCGGCTACCGGCTCGTCCCGGCCGGTCTGGGCAACGACCTGGCCGAGTTCCACGACCTCTCGGCACGGGGTGCCAGGGCACTGGAGGCCGGCGACGCGTCGTCCGCCTCGGCTCTGCTCGGCGCGGGCCTGGGCCTGTGGCGGGGGCCGGCGCTGGCCGACGTGCCCACGGGGCCGGCCCTCGCACTGGAGGTGATCGGCATGGAGGAGGCCCGGCTGACCGCGCTCGAACAGCGCATCGAGGCGGACCTTCGCCTCGGCCGGCACAGCTCTCTGCTCGCCGAACTGAGGATGCTCAGCGCCGGCCATCCCCTCAGCGAGAACCTCTGCGCCCAGCTGATGACGGCGCTCTACCGGGCGGGCAGTCCCTGGCGCGCCCTGGAGGAGTTCCGGCAGCTGCGGGGCCGGCTCCACGCGGAACTGGGCGTGGAGCCGACCCCGCGGCTGCAGCGGTTGCACCAGGCGATGCTCGACGGGGACCCCGCCCTGGACGGTCCCGCCGACTCCCTTGTGCGGTACGCGAGTTGA
- a CDS encoding nuclear transport factor 2 family protein, with the protein MTESNAVLAELYARVQHFYAHQMQALDALRFEEYAATFTKDGTFQHSPGVEPAVGRDGIVAELVAFHKRFDDDPVRRRHWFNHIALVPQADGALRSTVYALVVTVRPGARPEIAPSCLVHDVLVVEDDAVRLRSRRIEHDQMF; encoded by the coding sequence GTGACCGAGAGCAATGCCGTACTGGCCGAGCTCTATGCGCGAGTCCAGCACTTCTACGCCCATCAGATGCAGGCTTTGGACGCGCTCCGCTTCGAGGAGTACGCGGCCACGTTCACCAAGGACGGCACTTTCCAGCACTCACCAGGAGTCGAGCCGGCGGTCGGGCGGGACGGGATCGTCGCCGAACTCGTCGCCTTCCACAAGCGGTTCGACGACGACCCGGTACGACGCCGCCACTGGTTCAACCACATCGCCCTGGTGCCGCAGGCCGACGGTGCCCTGCGGTCCACGGTCTACGCGCTGGTGGTGACCGTACGGCCGGGCGCCAGGCCGGAGATCGCCCCCAGCTGCCTGGTGCACGACGTGCTGGTGGTCGAGGACGACGCGGTACGCCTTCGGTCCCGCCGGATCGAGCACGACCAGATGTTCTGA
- a CDS encoding MBL fold metallo-hydrolase — protein sequence MTVEHAGVEPRLDEVADGVFAYVQPDGGWCLNNAGLIVSGRHAALVDTAATEARTRALRGAVLAAAQAPPRVVVNTHAHGDHTFGNFVFPEAVVVGHERTREEMATVGLHLTGLWPEVSWGAVEVVLPDITYRDRMTLHIGGTTAELLHPGPAHTTNDTVVWLPRERVLFTGDLVMSGVTPFCPMGSVAGSLRALAVLRSLGAHTVIPGHGPVRGPEVLDAAEGYLQLVRRLAREGTAAGITPLQAARAADLGPYGEWVDAERLVPNLHRAYAEERGQAVGDPADMPALFAEMVEFHGGRPVCQA from the coding sequence ATGACTGTGGAACACGCAGGAGTGGAACCGCGGCTCGACGAGGTCGCCGACGGCGTCTTCGCGTATGTACAGCCGGACGGCGGCTGGTGCCTCAACAACGCCGGGTTGATCGTCTCGGGCCGGCATGCGGCCCTGGTGGACACCGCCGCCACCGAGGCCCGCACCCGGGCGCTGCGCGGCGCTGTGCTCGCCGCGGCGCAGGCTCCGCCCCGCGTGGTGGTCAACACCCACGCGCACGGCGACCACACCTTCGGCAACTTCGTCTTCCCCGAGGCCGTCGTCGTGGGGCATGAGCGCACGCGCGAGGAGATGGCCACGGTCGGCCTCCATCTGACGGGCCTGTGGCCCGAGGTGTCGTGGGGCGCCGTCGAGGTCGTCCTTCCCGACATCACCTACCGGGACCGCATGACCCTGCACATCGGCGGGACCACGGCGGAACTGCTGCATCCGGGCCCCGCCCACACCACGAACGACACCGTGGTCTGGCTCCCCCGGGAGCGGGTCCTGTTCACCGGAGACCTGGTGATGTCCGGGGTGACGCCCTTCTGTCCCATGGGCTCGGTGGCCGGTTCCCTGCGTGCCCTCGCCGTGCTGCGGTCCCTCGGTGCCCACACCGTGATACCGGGCCACGGCCCGGTCCGCGGCCCTGAGGTCCTCGATGCCGCGGAGGGATATCTCCAGCTCGTCCGGCGTCTCGCCCGCGAGGGCACGGCGGCCGGAATCACTCCGCTCCAGGCCGCTCGGGCCGCGGACCTCGGTCCGTACGGGGAGTGGGTCGACGCGGAACGGCTGGTGCCCAACCTGCACCGGGCGTATGCCGAGGAACGGGGCCAGGCCGTCGGTGATCCCGCCGACATGCCCGCACTCTTCGCCGAGATGGTGGAATTCCACGGAGGACGCCCGGTCTGTCAAGCCTGA
- a CDS encoding FAD-binding oxidoreductase, whose amino-acid sequence MDRDVSRRRIVLGAAGLASTAVAAGTGPASAAGAVREAAPAASPVSVRPGDSRYAELTTGVNRRWTASPGEVRLVRSTAEVRDAVDKAVSDGLRITVRGGGHCLADFVFHRDVDLVVDMSLMKRVYFDESRGAFAVEAGATLMDVYDTLYKEWGVTVPGGLCYSVGVGGHVSGGGFGLLSRQHGLTVDHLYAVEVVVVDGTGRVRSVVATREPGDPHRDLWWGCAGGGGGNFGVITRYWFRTPGTSGSDPGRLLVRPPEEVLVQAVTLPWDRLDARRFQRLLENIGAWYEDNSAPDSPFAALSGSFSLTHRAGGGIGMMTQIDATVPDAERLFQEYVDAITDGVQAAPEAATTQTGELGPLPELAEPTRLPWLRATRRLGTSSPMITDPAVRSDHHSAYLRRRLPAQHIRRIHDWLSSDSVDNPMAMVVINLVGGAIDRVGPDETAVAQRDAIFKLLYQSRWQDPADDAANIAWTSGCYRAVYAESGGVPVPNGTTDGCYINYPDTGVDDPDANTSGVSWHRLYHKGNYPRLQRVKARWDPRDIFHHRQSVELPGT is encoded by the coding sequence GTGGACCGGGACGTAAGTCGCAGAAGAATCGTCCTCGGTGCGGCCGGCCTGGCCTCCACCGCCGTGGCCGCCGGTACCGGTCCGGCGAGTGCCGCGGGGGCCGTGCGGGAGGCCGCCCCGGCGGCCTCGCCGGTGTCGGTGCGGCCGGGCGACAGCAGGTACGCCGAGCTCACCACGGGCGTGAACCGACGGTGGACCGCTTCACCCGGCGAGGTACGCCTGGTCCGCTCCACGGCAGAGGTGAGGGACGCCGTCGACAAGGCCGTGAGCGACGGGCTCCGCATCACGGTGCGCGGCGGCGGCCACTGCCTCGCCGACTTCGTGTTCCACCGGGATGTCGACCTGGTCGTCGACATGTCCCTGATGAAGCGGGTGTACTTCGACGAGTCGCGCGGGGCCTTCGCGGTGGAGGCCGGCGCCACCCTGATGGACGTCTACGACACGCTGTACAAGGAGTGGGGCGTCACCGTCCCCGGGGGCCTGTGCTATTCGGTCGGGGTCGGCGGGCACGTGTCCGGCGGCGGGTTCGGCCTGCTCTCCCGACAGCACGGACTGACCGTCGATCACCTGTACGCCGTCGAGGTCGTGGTCGTGGACGGCACGGGCCGCGTCCGCAGCGTGGTGGCCACCAGGGAGCCGGGCGATCCCCACCGCGACCTGTGGTGGGGGTGCGCGGGTGGCGGGGGCGGCAACTTCGGCGTGATCACCCGCTACTGGTTCCGCACCCCCGGCACGTCGGGCAGCGACCCCGGCCGGCTGCTCGTACGGCCCCCGGAGGAGGTGCTCGTACAGGCGGTGACCCTGCCCTGGGACCGGCTGGACGCACGCCGTTTCCAGCGGCTGCTGGAGAACATCGGTGCCTGGTACGAGGACAACAGCGCGCCCGACTCACCGTTCGCGGCGCTCAGCGGCTCCTTCAGCCTCACCCACCGCGCCGGCGGCGGCATCGGCATGATGACCCAGATCGACGCGACCGTCCCCGACGCGGAGCGGCTCTTCCAGGAGTACGTGGACGCCATCACCGACGGGGTCCAGGCCGCCCCGGAAGCCGCCACCACGCAGACGGGCGAGCTGGGCCCGCTGCCCGAACTCGCCGAGCCCACCCGCCTTCCATGGCTGCGCGCCACGCGCAGGCTGGGCACCAGCTCTCCGATGATCACCGATCCCGCGGTGCGCAGCGACCACCACTCCGCCTATCTGCGCAGGCGCCTGCCGGCCCAGCACATCCGGCGCATCCACGACTGGCTGAGCAGCGACAGCGTCGACAACCCGATGGCCATGGTCGTGATCAACCTGGTCGGCGGTGCCATCGACCGGGTGGGGCCCGACGAGACGGCTGTCGCCCAGCGGGACGCGATCTTCAAACTGCTGTACCAGAGCAGGTGGCAGGACCCGGCGGACGACGCGGCCAACATCGCCTGGACCAGCGGTTGTTACCGAGCCGTGTATGCCGAGAGCGGAGGCGTCCCGGTGCCGAACGGCACGACGGACGGCTGCTACATCAACTACCCGGACACCGGCGTCGACGATCCCGATGCCAACACCTCCGGAGTGTCCTGGCACCGCC
- a CDS encoding DsbA family oxidoreductase, producing MTAPRPTSTDTSGTRATDLDVWSDFVCGHCYYGTRRIVAALALLPDPDAFRLRWRSFQLDPRPAGARPSGDLYDYLAQFNGSRAAGRAAMDRIGAVAAADGLPFRPDRARPGNTTDAHRLVHLARREGRDTETVLSLYTAYWTEGRPIADRTVLRELAADVGLDARRAQEVLDGDEFTAEVAEDQQRAAHLGVMGVPALVVGDRWSLGATATAEAIAAELHLLSRERNEA from the coding sequence ATGACTGCCCCTCGACCCACCAGTACCGACACCTCGGGGACGCGCGCGACGGACCTCGACGTCTGGTCCGACTTCGTGTGCGGGCACTGCTACTACGGAACTCGTCGCATCGTCGCCGCGCTCGCCCTGCTGCCCGACCCGGACGCCTTCCGGCTGCGCTGGCGCAGCTTCCAGCTCGACCCCCGGCCGGCCGGGGCGCGGCCTTCCGGCGACCTGTACGACTACCTGGCGCAGTTCAACGGAAGCCGGGCGGCGGGGCGGGCGGCGATGGACCGCATCGGTGCCGTCGCCGCGGCCGACGGCCTGCCGTTCCGCCCCGACCGCGCGCGGCCGGGCAACACCACCGACGCCCACCGGCTGGTCCACCTGGCCCGGCGGGAAGGCCGGGACACCGAGACCGTACTGAGCCTGTACACCGCGTACTGGACCGAAGGACGGCCCATCGCCGACCGGACGGTCCTGCGCGAGCTGGCGGCGGACGTCGGTCTCGACGCCCGGCGGGCCCAAGAGGTGCTCGACGGCGACGAGTTCACCGCCGAGGTGGCCGAGGACCAGCAACGCGCCGCGCACCTGGGCGTCATGGGCGTGCCCGCCCTCGTCGTCGGCGACCGCTGGTCCCTGGGCGCCACCGCGACCGCCGAGGCGATCGCCGCCGAACTCCATCTGCTCAGCCGTGAGAGGAACGAAGCATGA
- a CDS encoding helix-turn-helix domain-containing protein: protein MKDGSQRAVHEPLDPCDAFNSDCPGREVLNHLTSRWGLLILVALRSGPLRFYELRALVDGISEKMLSQNLRTLVRDGLLSREVLPSVPPSVRYALTPLGADAALPLETMLRWVRDNALTVLAAQEDHDRRADSPV from the coding sequence ATGAAGGATGGTTCCCAGCGTGCGGTCCACGAGCCGCTCGACCCCTGTGACGCATTTAACAGCGACTGTCCGGGACGGGAGGTTCTCAACCATCTGACCAGCCGCTGGGGCCTGTTGATCCTGGTCGCCCTGCGCAGCGGCCCGCTGCGCTTCTACGAGCTGCGCGCGCTGGTGGACGGCATCAGCGAGAAGATGCTGTCGCAGAACCTCCGCACACTGGTGCGCGACGGACTGCTGTCGCGCGAGGTGCTGCCGTCCGTGCCGCCGAGCGTGCGGTACGCGCTCACGCCGTTGGGTGCGGATGCGGCCCTTCCCCTGGAGACCATGCTCCGCTGGGTGCGCGACAATGCCCTGACGGTGCTCGCCGCACAGGAGGACCACGACCGCCGGGCCGACTCGCCCGTCTGA
- a CDS encoding MFS transporter yields the protein MTTPTDAPAEGTAGSGRILAALVIAVFGYALMQTLLVPALGLLQSELHTTPEWSAWILSAFLLSSAVLTPLIGRMGDQYGKRRVLLWVLAVYGLGTLGAAAAQTIGQLIAARVVQGSALSVLPLAFAILRETLPPKRLHLGTGMVSGVVGVGAGGGLVVGGLLADHFSWRALFVLGAILATVSLVLVAWWVPDSRHTEGGRLDLAGAALLGLGLVALLLALTEGPGWGWTSWRVLGLFLLALCFFAVLAAVESGRSNALVDIAEFTHRPMLLTHLSAFAFGVLSYVFYVALPRFAQTPHEAAGFGFGATITLAGLLMLPGALTVLPASMAVGWIARHAGERAPLVIGFLVCAVGSALLAAAHTAMWQHLVFYALVGVGTGLVMAALPKLIGALAPPTRMGTANGINNIARTVGGVVGSQLAAAFLSAGATGGTVTGSTYTSLFWLATAVGLAGAVIAPLAAVARAGSGAARVPASGHTEKELSG from the coding sequence ATGACCACTCCTACCGACGCCCCCGCGGAGGGAACGGCCGGATCGGGCAGGATTCTCGCCGCCCTGGTCATCGCCGTCTTCGGCTACGCCCTCATGCAGACCCTCCTGGTACCGGCCCTCGGGCTGCTGCAGAGCGAACTGCACACCACACCCGAGTGGTCGGCCTGGATCCTCAGCGCCTTCCTGCTGTCCAGCGCGGTCCTCACCCCGCTCATCGGCAGGATGGGAGACCAGTACGGCAAGCGCCGCGTTCTGCTGTGGGTGCTGGCCGTCTACGGTCTGGGCACCCTCGGCGCGGCCGCCGCCCAGACCATCGGACAGCTCATCGCCGCCCGCGTGGTGCAGGGCTCGGCGCTCTCCGTGCTGCCGCTGGCCTTCGCCATCCTGCGCGAGACGCTTCCGCCGAAGCGACTGCACCTCGGCACCGGCATGGTCTCGGGTGTGGTGGGCGTCGGGGCCGGCGGGGGCCTGGTCGTCGGCGGTCTGCTCGCCGACCACTTCTCCTGGCGGGCGCTGTTCGTCCTCGGCGCGATCCTCGCCACGGTGAGCCTCGTCCTCGTCGCCTGGTGGGTGCCGGACAGCCGGCACACCGAGGGCGGGCGCCTGGATCTGGCCGGTGCGGCGCTGCTCGGCCTGGGTCTTGTGGCCCTGCTGCTGGCCCTCACCGAGGGCCCGGGCTGGGGCTGGACCTCCTGGCGGGTCCTCGGGCTCTTCCTGCTCGCCCTCTGCTTCTTCGCGGTGCTCGCGGCGGTCGAGTCCGGCAGGAGCAACGCCCTGGTCGACATCGCGGAGTTCACCCACCGGCCGATGCTGCTGACCCATCTGTCGGCCTTCGCCTTCGGCGTGCTCTCCTACGTCTTCTACGTGGCCCTGCCCCGCTTCGCCCAGACGCCCCACGAGGCCGCCGGCTTCGGCTTCGGCGCCACGATCACATTGGCCGGCCTGCTGATGCTCCCCGGCGCGCTCACCGTGCTGCCCGCGAGCATGGCTGTGGGCTGGATCGCCCGGCACGCCGGCGAACGGGCGCCACTGGTCATCGGTTTCCTCGTGTGCGCGGTCGGCTCGGCCCTGCTCGCCGCGGCACACACCGCCATGTGGCAGCACCTGGTCTTCTACGCCCTGGTCGGGGTCGGGACGGGACTGGTGATGGCCGCCCTGCCCAAACTCATCGGCGCGCTGGCACCGCCCACCCGGATGGGTACGGCCAACGGCATCAACAACATCGCCCGCACCGTCGGCGGCGTCGTCGGCAGCCAGTTGGCGGCGGCCTTTCTCAGCGCCGGCGCGACGGGCGGCACGGTCACCGGCTCCACCTACACCTCGCTGTTCTGGCTGGCCACCGCCGTCGGCCTGGCGGGCGCCGTCATCGCCCCGCTCGCCGCGGTCGCCCGCGCGGGCTCCGGGGCGGCCCGCGTGCCGGCGTCCGGGCACACCGAGAAGGAGCTGAGCGGCTGA
- a CDS encoding SDR family NAD(P)-dependent oxidoreductase, with the protein MTATASPVALVSGATSGIGLEIAKRLAGLGARLHLCARDEGRLAATVKELREQGHDADGIVCDVTDPGQIRAYVRAAVERHGPVDILVNNAGRSGGGATTEIPDELWNDVVATNLTGVFLMTKEVLTTGGMRERQRGRIVNIASTGGKQGVVHAAPYSASKHGVVGFTKALGLELARTGITVNAVCPGFVETPMAERVRAHYAGIWGVSEQETFDRITARVPMGRYVEPREVAAMVEYLVGDDAAAVTAQALNVCGGLGNY; encoded by the coding sequence ATGACCGCGACCGCCTCGCCGGTGGCCCTGGTATCCGGAGCGACCAGCGGCATCGGCCTAGAGATCGCCAAGCGGCTGGCCGGACTCGGCGCCCGCCTCCACCTCTGCGCCCGGGACGAGGGCAGGCTGGCCGCCACCGTCAAGGAACTGCGGGAGCAGGGACACGATGCCGACGGCATCGTGTGCGACGTCACCGACCCCGGGCAGATCCGTGCGTATGTCCGCGCCGCGGTGGAGCGCCACGGGCCCGTCGACATCCTGGTCAACAATGCCGGCCGCAGCGGCGGCGGTGCCACCACCGAGATCCCCGACGAGCTGTGGAACGACGTCGTCGCTACCAACCTCACCGGCGTCTTCCTCATGACCAAGGAGGTGCTCACCACCGGCGGGATGCGGGAGCGGCAGCGCGGCCGCATCGTCAACATCGCGTCCACGGGCGGCAAACAGGGTGTGGTGCACGCTGCTCCGTACTCCGCCTCCAAGCATGGTGTGGTCGGCTTCACCAAGGCCCTGGGGCTGGAACTGGCCCGCACCGGCATCACCGTCAACGCGGTGTGCCCGGGCTTCGTGGAGACGCCGATGGCCGAACGGGTCCGCGCGCACTACGCGGGCATCTGGGGGGTCAGCGAGCAGGAGACCTTCGACCGGATCACGGCGCGGGTACCCATGGGCCGTTACGTGGAGCCGCGGGAGGTGGCCGCCATGGTCGAGTACCTCGTCGGCGACGACGCCGCGGCCGTCACCGCCCAGGCGCTCAACGTCTGCGGTGGACTGGGCAACTACTGA